Sequence from the Fulvivirga ligni genome:
ATGAGGAAAAAGCCATTGGGCTTATTAACATCAGAGGCAGTTTTAGCCAGAAACTTATTGATAGATATACCAGCAGAAGCGGTAAGCTGAGTTTCTTCTAGTATGCGCTTTCTTATCTCCTGAGCAATGAGCGTAGCAGATGGCATATCCTTTTTGTTAACCGTCACATCAAGATAAGCCTCATCTAAAGACAAGGGCTCCACCAAATCAGTATACTCGTAAAAGATATTCCGAATTTGGTTAGAAACACCTTTATAGGCATCGAACCTGGGCTTCACAAAAATCAGATCAGGACATTTTATGGCTGCAATTTTAGAAGGCATAGCAGAGCGCACACCGAATTTGCGGGCCTCATAGCTGGCGGCGGCTACTACACCACGGCGGGAGCTTCCCCCCACAGCCACAGGCTTCCCTTTGAGCTCAGGGTTGTCACGCTGCTCTACGGAGGCATAAAAGGCGTCCATGTCTATATGTATGATTTTTCGCATTAACCTTTACAACAGGTGTATTTTACCGCTTAAATAATTGCTATGTGATTTTAACTCTTTAGTTTACATATTACGCTACAAGCTTAAACAACGTTTGGCTTAAATCATTAAATCAACCAAAAAAAGGAGGAAACTTGAAACGAAGAGACTTTATGCAACTGGCCGGTTTTGGTGCCGGAGCCATGATGATCCCCGCTTCTGTAATGGGGAACGCCATTCCGGTAGAGGCACTTTTAGATCCAGGGCTGGATGTAGCTAGCAAGAAAAAGCTGGCCGACGTGGCCTTAAACAGTGCCAGATCACTAGGAGCATCTTATGCCGACGCCAGAATAGGTCGCTACTTAAATCAGTATGTTTTTACCCGTGAAGATAAAGTGCAGAATGTGGTGAACACCGAATCATTCGGTATGGGCATCAGGGTAATAGCCAATGGTACCTGGGGCTTTGCTTCAACTAATGATGTTTCGCCGGAAGGCATAAAAAAAGCCACTGAACAAGCCGTGGCTATAGCTAAGGCCAACTCCAAAATACAAAAGGAACCAGTAATACTTGCTCCGGTACAAGGTTACGGAGAGGTAAGCTGGAAAACCCCCATCAAAAAAGACTTTAAAGAAGTGCCGGTTTCAGAAAAGGTAGATCTACTACTGAATGCTAATGCCGCAGCCATGGATAATGGAGCCAGTTTTGTTAATTCGGCTTTATTCATGGTCAATGAACAAAAATACTTTGCCTCTACAGAGGGCTCTTACATAGACCAGGATATCCATAGAATATGGCCTACGTTTGGTGTAACGGCTATTGATAAGGAGAAAGGCAAGTTCAAATCTCGTCAGGCGCTTAGTGCTCCTATGGGCATGGGCTATGAATATATGGATGGCTTGGCCTCAGAGAAAATTGCCGGCCCTGGCGATCTGATGTTCTACCGCAATAGCTATGATATAGTAGAGGATGCCACTGCGGCTGCCAAGCAAGCCAAAGAGATGCTTACAGCCAAGTCGGTTGATCCTGGAAAATATTCTGTAGTGTTAGATCCTAACCACCTGGGGCTGACTATCCATGAGTCGGTAGGTCACCCGCTAGAGTTGGATAGGGTACTGGGCTATGAAGCTAACTACGCAGGTACCAGCTTCGCTACTTTGGATAAATGGAAAACCAAGGATTTCCAATATGGTAGTGACATTGTGAATATTGTAGCTGATAAAACGCAGCCGCATTCACTTGGCGCTGTTGGTTATGATGATGAAGGGGTGAAGACCAAGAAATGGGACTTAATAAGAAATGGAATTTTAGTGAACTATGAAGCCATCAGAGATCAAGTGCATATGCTGGATCAGAAGGAATCTCATGGTTGCTGCTATTCTCAGAGCTGGAATGATGTTCAGTTCCAAAGAATGCCAAACGTTTCTTTAGAGCCTGGAAAAGAAAAATACTCTGTTTCTGATATGATCAAAGATGTAGAGAAAGGTGTGTATATCGCCGGTAGAGGTTCATACTCTATTGACCAACAGCGATATAACTTTCAGTTTGGAGGCACCGTGTTCTACGAGATCAAAGACGGTGAAATCGGCGGAATGCTGAATGATGTGGCTTACCAGTCAAACACCCAGGAATTCTGGAATTCATGCAGTAAGATTTGTGATAAGGACGACTACCGCATGTTCGGCTCTTTCTTTGATGGTAAGGGACAGCCTTCACAGGTGAGTGCTGTATCTCACGGGTGTTCTACCACACGTTTCGATAACGTGAATGTGATCAACACCGGCCGTAGTATTTAAACAGTTGTATTACTAAAGATTAAAATTAAAATGGCAATATTTTCAAAAGAAGAAGCTAAGCAAATTATGGAAAAGGCCCTGAGCTTTTCCTCTGCTGATAGCTGCGAAATAAATATGAGCGGTAGTGAGAGTGGTAACATCCGTTATGCTAGAAATACCGTTTCTACGGCTGGGCACCGTTCTAACCAAACCTTAGTGGTGCAAGCTAGTTTCGGTAAAAAATCAGGAACAGCCACTATAGATGAATTTACTGATGCCGCCTTGGAAAGAGTGGTGAAAAGAGCGGAGGAGCTGGCTCGTTTAGCGCCGGAAAACCCTGAGTTCATGGGGCCATTGGATCCACAGCAGTATGATGATTCTATCACTTTTAAGCAATCTACGGCAGATATCACTCCGGAGTACAGAGCTGAAGTAGCCCGTAAAAGTATAGAGCCGGCAGCCAAGAAAGATGTTACAGCGGCTGGGTTTTTAAATGATAGTTCAAGCTTCAATGCTTTATTAAATAACAAAGGCCTTTTCGCTTACAACCAGGCCACTGGTCTTGATTTTACTGTTACCATGAGAACTAATGATGGCACAGGATCAGGCTGGGTAACTAGAGATTTTAATGATGTGAATAAATTCGATGCTGCCGAGGCTTCTCAGGTGGCTATCGATAAGGCGATCATGTCTCAGAATGCTAAGGCCATTGAGCCAGGTAAATACACCGTGATTTTAGAGCCAGCTGCTTCAGTAGATCTTTTACAGAACATGTTCTATTCTTTAAATGCCAGAACTGCAGATGAGGGTAGAAGTTTTATGTCAAAAGAAGGTGGAGGCACCAAGCTGGGCCAGCAGATAGTGGATGAAAGAGTGAATATTTACTCTGATCCATTAAACCCATTAGTGCCAGGCTCTACCTGGACGGGTGACGGTCTGCCAAGAAAGAAAACCAAATGGATTGAGAACGGTGTGGCTAAGAATCTGGCTTATGACAGATATTGGGCTCAGCAGCAAGGTGTTGAACCAGTGCCATTCCCGAGTAACGCCATCATGGAAGGGGGTAGTGCTTCCCTGGAAGATATGATTAAGGATACCAAAAAAGGTGTGCTGGTAACGCGTTTGTGGTACATCCGTACGGTAGATCCTCAAACATTATTGTACACTGGGCTTACCAGAGATGGTACTTTCTATATTGAAAATGGCAGAATAAAGCATCCTGTAAAGAACTTCAGGTTTAACGAAAGCCCTATCATCATGCTAAACAACCTGGAAACTCTAGGTCAGCAAGTAAGGGTAGATGGCAACCTGATTCCGTACATGAAAGTGCGTGACTTTACATTCACCAGCTTATCAGATGCTGTATAACTTTAAATAGAAACAGGTTAAAGGTGCTGGCTCAAAAGTTATGACCAGATCAGTAATGTCACATGGAGGCATGCGAAATGAATTACCTATTCAAGATAATTAGGATTTCAATGATCTCCATCAGACATAAAGTTACTTTGACCAACATAATTTAACATCAAGGTCTGTGTCTCAACGGACCAAAAACAATAAGCCAGGGTGAGAAAGCCCTGGCTATACTTAAAATAATATTTCCAGGGTAGGAGTAGATTATGAATGATAATAATGCATTCTTTTTTACAAGGTTGCAGTACGAGTCAGGAGATTGGGATGTTGACCAAAGAATGCCATCTAATGTGATGAATTCGCTGGTCGAGTATACCACCTTGAAAGTGGATACCCGTGAAAATATTGTTCCTTTGGCTAGCGAAGAGATCTTCAAATGCCCTTTTTGTTACCTTTCTGGCCATAAGCTGGTACAGTTTACAAAAGAAGAGAAAGCCAACTTTGAAAGGTATGTCAAAAATGGTGGCTTCATCTTCGTAGATGATTGTAATCATGATATTGACGGCTTGTTTGCCAAGTCTTTTGAAAGACAAATGGCTGATATTTTTGGAGACATGGCCCTTAAAAAAATACCCTCAAACCACGCTATTTACCACTCATTTTTTGATTTTGAAGACGGTCCGCCTACTACATCCCAGGAGCTAAATGGCTGGGGCGATGATCTGGTGCATGACTATTTGAAAGCGATAGAAGTCAACGGCCGCATTGGTGTGCTATACAGCAATAAGGATTATGGCTGTGAGTGGGATTACGATTTTAGAAATAAGCGCTGGTATAAAATTGACAATACCCGGTTTAGTGTGAACATTGTGATGTACGCGCTAACCTCTTAATGACAAAAGTATGAATGAAGAACTTGTGCAAATAGAACAGGAAGTAGCTGCACTTACAGGTAAGCTAAAAGCCTTGAAGCAAGAGATAGGAAAAGTGATTATCGGGCAGGAAGAAACTATTGATCAGCTGCTTATTGGTTTCCTGGCTGGTGGCCATGCACTTTTGGAAGGAGTGCCGGGACTTGCCAAAACCCTAATGATTAGGACTTTAGCCCAAGCTATAGATTTGAAGTTTAGGAGAATCCAATTTACACCTGACCTTATGCCTTCAGATATCATTGGTACCGAAATACTGGAAGAGGATCATACCACAGGTAGGAAGTTCTTTGAGTTCAACAAAGGTCCCATATTCGCTAATATCGTATTGGCAGATGAGATCAACCGAACACCACCGAAGACCCAATCGGCACTGCTGGAGGCTATGCAGGAATTCGAAGTCACTTATTCAGGCAAAACGTATGCTTTAGACAGACCTTTCTTCATTTTAGCCACTCAAAACCCTATTGAGCAATCAGGTACTTTCCCATTACCAGAAGCACAGCAAGACAGGTTTTTACTTTACATAAAAATTGGCTATCCCACTGATGCTGAGGAGGAAGCGATATTAAAAGCTACTACCGGAGGTGTAAAGAAAGAAGTAAAGAGCGTAATCACAGGTGAGGATATCATCAGATTGCAGCAATTGGTAAGGGAGGTGCCGATCAGCGATCAATTAGTGAAATATGTAAGTCAGATAGTAAGAGCTACCAGGCCGGAAACCAGTACTTTCGAATACATATCAGAAAACGTAGGTTGGGGTGCCGGACCAAGGGCAGGCCAGGCCATGATTCTTACAGCTAAAGCCAGAGCCCTGCAGCAAGGCCGTTGGTCAGTAACTCCAGATGATATTAAAGATGTGGCTTTTCCTGTTTTAAGACATCGGGTGATTCCCAACTTTAAAGCGGAGGCAGAAGGAATTACATCAGATGATTTCACGGCCTTTTTGTTGAAGAGCATTAAAATAGCATGACAAATTAATGGCCGCTACCAAAGACTATATTGACCTGCTCCAACCTGATATCATAGGCACCATCCGTGGCTTGTCTTTGATATCCAAGGTGGTGGTAGATAAGTACTTATCTGGTCTCAATGTGAGCCGGAGAAAGGGTAGTGGCATGGAATTTAGTCAATATCGCGGTTATGAACCTGGCGATGATTTGAGACTTCTAGATTGGAAAATGCTGGCGCGCTCCGGTAAGTACTTTATCAAACAGTCCGAAGTAGATACGCACACCACTATCAAGTTTATCATTGATGCATCGGCTTCGATGATGCACACTGAGGCAGCACTTTCTAAGCTGTCATACGTGCAGGTTTTGGTGGCATCTTTAGCCTATTTAGCTAAAAGTCAGGGGGATGCCATTGGCCTTTATGCCATGAATGAGAGTAAAACATTTCATCTGTCCCCGTCCTCACAATCGCAGCAGTTTAATCGTTTCCTACAGCAGCTTATATCAGTAAATGCCGAAGGTAAGTGGCCCGTAAGATCAGCTGCAGCATCAGCCATTCATAGCCGAAAAGAAAGAGAAATGATCGTGGTCTTTACTGATTTGTATGAGACCAAAGATGAATTAAGTAGTTATATCGCAAGCTTGAAAACTCCTAGGAATGAGGTAATTGTGATTCATGTATTAGGTGAACAGGAATTTAAGTTCAACTAT
This genomic interval carries:
- a CDS encoding TldD/PmbA family protein; its protein translation is MKRRDFMQLAGFGAGAMMIPASVMGNAIPVEALLDPGLDVASKKKLADVALNSARSLGASYADARIGRYLNQYVFTREDKVQNVVNTESFGMGIRVIANGTWGFASTNDVSPEGIKKATEQAVAIAKANSKIQKEPVILAPVQGYGEVSWKTPIKKDFKEVPVSEKVDLLLNANAAAMDNGASFVNSALFMVNEQKYFASTEGSYIDQDIHRIWPTFGVTAIDKEKGKFKSRQALSAPMGMGYEYMDGLASEKIAGPGDLMFYRNSYDIVEDATAAAKQAKEMLTAKSVDPGKYSVVLDPNHLGLTIHESVGHPLELDRVLGYEANYAGTSFATLDKWKTKDFQYGSDIVNIVADKTQPHSLGAVGYDDEGVKTKKWDLIRNGILVNYEAIRDQVHMLDQKESHGCCYSQSWNDVQFQRMPNVSLEPGKEKYSVSDMIKDVEKGVYIAGRGSYSIDQQRYNFQFGGTVFYEIKDGEIGGMLNDVAYQSNTQEFWNSCSKICDKDDYRMFGSFFDGKGQPSQVSAVSHGCSTTRFDNVNVINTGRSI
- a CDS encoding TldD/PmbA family protein, translating into MAIFSKEEAKQIMEKALSFSSADSCEINMSGSESGNIRYARNTVSTAGHRSNQTLVVQASFGKKSGTATIDEFTDAALERVVKRAEELARLAPENPEFMGPLDPQQYDDSITFKQSTADITPEYRAEVARKSIEPAAKKDVTAAGFLNDSSSFNALLNNKGLFAYNQATGLDFTVTMRTNDGTGSGWVTRDFNDVNKFDAAEASQVAIDKAIMSQNAKAIEPGKYTVILEPAASVDLLQNMFYSLNARTADEGRSFMSKEGGGTKLGQQIVDERVNIYSDPLNPLVPGSTWTGDGLPRKKTKWIENGVAKNLAYDRYWAQQQGVEPVPFPSNAIMEGGSASLEDMIKDTKKGVLVTRLWYIRTVDPQTLLYTGLTRDGTFYIENGRIKHPVKNFRFNESPIIMLNNLETLGQQVRVDGNLIPYMKVRDFTFTSLSDAV
- a CDS encoding DUF4159 domain-containing protein, which produces MNDNNAFFFTRLQYESGDWDVDQRMPSNVMNSLVEYTTLKVDTRENIVPLASEEIFKCPFCYLSGHKLVQFTKEEKANFERYVKNGGFIFVDDCNHDIDGLFAKSFERQMADIFGDMALKKIPSNHAIYHSFFDFEDGPPTTSQELNGWGDDLVHDYLKAIEVNGRIGVLYSNKDYGCEWDYDFRNKRWYKIDNTRFSVNIVMYALTS
- a CDS encoding AAA family ATPase encodes the protein MNEELVQIEQEVAALTGKLKALKQEIGKVIIGQEETIDQLLIGFLAGGHALLEGVPGLAKTLMIRTLAQAIDLKFRRIQFTPDLMPSDIIGTEILEEDHTTGRKFFEFNKGPIFANIVLADEINRTPPKTQSALLEAMQEFEVTYSGKTYALDRPFFILATQNPIEQSGTFPLPEAQQDRFLLYIKIGYPTDAEEEAILKATTGGVKKEVKSVITGEDIIRLQQLVREVPISDQLVKYVSQIVRATRPETSTFEYISENVGWGAGPRAGQAMILTAKARALQQGRWSVTPDDIKDVAFPVLRHRVIPNFKAEAEGITSDDFTAFLLKSIKIA
- a CDS encoding DUF58 domain-containing protein translates to MAATKDYIDLLQPDIIGTIRGLSLISKVVVDKYLSGLNVSRRKGSGMEFSQYRGYEPGDDLRLLDWKMLARSGKYFIKQSEVDTHTTIKFIIDASASMMHTEAALSKLSYVQVLVASLAYLAKSQGDAIGLYAMNESKTFHLSPSSQSQQFNRFLQQLISVNAEGKWPVRSAAASAIHSRKEREMIVVFTDLYETKDELSSYIASLKTPRNEVIVIHVLGEQEFKFNYKGTLVFEDLESGEQVKVASGKAKELYLQALDEKVKKHQQHFLTQAVSYEQFMMGQPIENVLSAYLKRRLKFA